The following are from one region of the Methanoculleus caldifontis genome:
- a CDS encoding Mrp/NBP35 family ATP-binding protein has product MAQTNEPDKETCAGNCAGCPSATKCDDSRNAGEKGLPPKAKISVKHVVLVLSGKGGVGKSTVAANLAYALANRGYATGLVDLDIHGPDIPKMLGVEDARLQSYDGKIIEPVRVTGSLAIVSMAFLLPERNTPVIWRGPMKMTVIKQFLEDVNWGDLDYLVVDLPPGTGDEALTIAQLAPNIAGAVIVTTPQDVAVLDSSKAAEFIKKLELRVLGIVENMSGFVCPHCNEEIEIFGKGGGEREAKQLGVPFLGAIPLDPEMRKAADEGRPFIIRQSKESPTWKSFDAIMQALVEQIEE; this is encoded by the coding sequence ATGGCTCAAACAAACGAACCCGATAAGGAAACCTGCGCCGGGAACTGCGCCGGCTGCCCGTCAGCGACCAAGTGCGACGACTCGAGAAATGCAGGCGAGAAGGGCCTGCCCCCGAAGGCCAAGATCAGCGTGAAACATGTCGTTCTCGTCCTCTCCGGAAAAGGCGGGGTCGGAAAGAGCACGGTGGCGGCGAACCTCGCCTACGCCCTCGCGAACCGCGGCTATGCCACGGGCCTCGTCGACCTCGATATTCACGGCCCGGACATCCCGAAGATGCTCGGCGTCGAGGACGCCCGCCTCCAGTCCTACGACGGGAAGATCATCGAGCCGGTCAGGGTCACCGGCAGCCTCGCGATCGTCTCCATGGCGTTCCTCCTTCCCGAGCGCAACACCCCCGTCATCTGGCGCGGCCCGATGAAGATGACCGTCATCAAGCAGTTCCTTGAGGACGTCAACTGGGGCGACCTCGACTACCTGGTCGTCGACCTTCCGCCCGGCACCGGCGACGAGGCGCTCACCATCGCCCAGCTCGCCCCGAACATCGCCGGAGCCGTCATCGTCACGACCCCGCAGGACGTTGCGGTCCTCGACTCGAGCAAGGCTGCCGAGTTCATCAAGAAACTCGAACTCCGCGTCCTCGGTATCGTGGAGAACATGAGCGGGTTCGTCTGCCCCCACTGCAATGAAGAGATCGAGATCTTCGGCAAGGGCGGCGGCGAGAGAGAGGCGAAACAGCTCGGCGTCCCGTTCCTCGGGGCCATCCCGCTCGATCCCGAGATGCGGAAGGCGGCCGACGAAGGCCGGCCCTTCATCATCCGCCAGAGCAAGGAGAGCCCGACCTGGAAGAGTTTCGACGCCATTATGCAGGCCCTGGTAGAGCAGATCGAGGAGTAA
- a CDS encoding ubiquitin-like small modifier protein 1 → MSSVDRENRIQVKVRAFAMLRDILPAEHDAEVPGGSTVGGLLDHLSARYPGLGEALFTPEGVVRDYVNILKNGRNIHFSGGLATPLDDGDTVALFPPAAGG, encoded by the coding sequence ATGAGTTCTGTGGACCGGGAGAATCGCATACAGGTAAAGGTCAGGGCGTTTGCCATGCTCCGGGACATCCTTCCGGCGGAGCATGATGCGGAGGTCCCGGGAGGATCGACCGTCGGCGGCCTGCTCGACCACCTCTCCGCCCGGTACCCCGGACTCGGCGAGGCCCTCTTCACCCCCGAAGGCGTGGTCCGTGACTACGTCAACATCCTGAAGAACGGCAGGAACATCCACTTCAGCGGAGGCCTCGCAACACCCCTTGATGACGGCGACACCGTCGCCCTCTTTCCCCCCGCCGCCGGAGGATGA
- a CDS encoding aldehyde ferredoxin oxidoreductase family protein — translation MNGYAEKILYVDLARERTMEEPFPEEWRRAYIGGRGLGVRILQDLVDPRIDPLGPENVLVFATGPAAGSGLPLGSRYDVVTKSPLTGTSTSANSGGKFGTSMKRAGYDAVVFRGRAERPVYLFLDDGRAELRDASGLWGMTTSETSAALQEDLGDPGTSVACIGPAGERLSRIAAIINENSRAAGRGGVGAVMGSKNVKAVAARGSGRITVADRDRFLALKKEVADKIRENAISGGGLPRFGTAVLVNIVNENYILPVRNFQSAHFPKAEKISGEQMADTILSGKMGCQTCVIQCGRDIEIEGKRTAGPEYETIWAFGPDCGIDDLRAVSEANNLSNDLGLDTISAGSTIACAMELSEKGYIDEDVRFGDAEQMVDLVRRIAYRDGIGDELAEGSFRFARKHGHSELSMSVKRQELPAYDPRGLQGHGLAYATSVRGGDHVYAYLIAPEVLGSPEKLDPYSNEGKAVWTKTFQDLTAFIDSAGACLFTSFPLGAADYGAMVSAVTGYEIDAAGVLRIGERIWNMQKLFNLRAGCSREDDTLPPRLLNEPLTEGAPKGRVWEREPLLDDYYRARGWDREGRPTPEKLRELGIGEEAVPAP, via the coding sequence ATGAACGGCTACGCAGAGAAGATCCTCTACGTCGATCTCGCGAGGGAGCGGACGATGGAGGAACCGTTTCCCGAAGAGTGGAGACGGGCGTACATCGGGGGCAGGGGGCTCGGGGTCCGTATCCTCCAGGACCTGGTGGATCCGCGGATCGACCCCCTCGGCCCGGAGAACGTGCTCGTCTTCGCCACCGGGCCGGCCGCAGGAAGCGGCCTCCCGCTCGGGTCGCGGTATGACGTCGTCACGAAATCGCCGCTGACCGGGACGTCGACCAGCGCGAACTCCGGCGGGAAGTTCGGCACCAGCATGAAACGAGCGGGCTACGATGCGGTCGTCTTCCGGGGCCGGGCGGAGCGGCCGGTCTACCTCTTCCTCGATGACGGGCGTGCGGAGCTCCGGGACGCATCGGGGCTCTGGGGGATGACGACGAGCGAGACCTCCGCGGCCCTGCAGGAGGATCTCGGCGACCCCGGCACGAGCGTCGCCTGCATCGGCCCCGCCGGCGAGCGCCTCTCCCGGATCGCCGCCATAATCAACGAGAACTCCCGGGCCGCCGGCCGCGGGGGCGTCGGCGCCGTGATGGGGTCAAAGAACGTAAAGGCGGTCGCGGCCCGGGGGAGCGGCCGGATCACCGTCGCCGACCGCGACCGGTTCCTCGCCCTCAAGAAGGAGGTCGCGGATAAGATCCGGGAGAACGCCATCTCGGGCGGAGGGCTTCCGCGGTTCGGGACGGCCGTCCTCGTGAACATCGTCAACGAGAACTACATCCTCCCGGTCCGGAACTTCCAGAGCGCCCACTTCCCGAAAGCGGAGAAGATCTCGGGCGAGCAGATGGCCGACACCATCCTATCGGGGAAGATGGGGTGCCAGACCTGCGTCATCCAGTGCGGCCGCGACATCGAGATCGAGGGGAAGCGGACGGCGGGGCCGGAGTACGAGACGATCTGGGCGTTCGGCCCCGACTGCGGGATCGACGATCTTCGCGCCGTCTCGGAGGCGAACAACCTCTCTAACGATCTCGGCCTAGACACGATCTCTGCCGGGTCGACGATCGCCTGCGCGATGGAACTCTCGGAGAAGGGCTACATCGACGAAGACGTCCGGTTCGGCGACGCGGAGCAGATGGTCGATCTCGTCCGGCGGATCGCCTACCGCGACGGCATCGGCGACGAGCTTGCCGAAGGCTCTTTCCGCTTCGCGAGGAAGCACGGGCACTCCGAACTCTCCATGAGCGTCAAGCGGCAGGAGCTCCCCGCATACGACCCCAGGGGGCTGCAGGGGCACGGGCTTGCCTACGCGACCTCGGTCAGGGGCGGCGACCACGTTTACGCCTACCTGATCGCCCCCGAGGTGCTTGGATCGCCGGAGAAACTCGACCCTTACTCGAACGAGGGAAAAGCGGTCTGGACGAAGACGTTCCAGGACCTCACGGCATTCATCGACTCGGCGGGAGCCTGCCTCTTCACCTCGTTCCCGCTCGGCGCGGCGGACTATGGGGCCATGGTCTCGGCGGTCACCGGCTACGAGATCGACGCCGCTGGGGTGCTCCGGATCGGCGAGCGGATCTGGAACATGCAGAAACTCTTCAACCTGAGAGCCGGGTGCAGCCGGGAAGACGACACCCTGCCGCCGCGCCTCCTCAACGAACCGCTCACCGAGGGCGCCCCGAAAGGCCGGGTCTGGGAGCGCGAGCCCCTCCTCGACGACTACTACCGGGCCCGGGGGTGGGACCGGGAAGGGCGGCCCACGCCGGAGAAACTCCGCGAACTCGGCATCGGGGAGGAGGCGGTGCCTGCTCCCTGA
- the tsaA gene encoding tRNA (N6-threonylcarbamoyladenosine(37)-N6)-methyltransferase TrmO — translation MTGIECIPIGVVRSPYRVRGDAPRQGRLADTIAEIHIHDAYMPGLLDVERSSHLIVLYWLDRAERGLLHATPPGETREKGVFSTRSPARPNPIGLGIVDFVRREGGVLIVRGLDALDGTPVLDIKPYSPEIDCIPEATGGWHTKK, via the coding sequence ATGACCGGGATCGAGTGCATCCCCATCGGCGTCGTCCGGTCACCCTACCGGGTCAGGGGCGACGCCCCGCGCCAGGGGCGGCTCGCGGATACCATCGCCGAGATCCACATCCACGACGCCTACATGCCGGGGCTTCTGGACGTGGAGCGGAGCAGCCACCTCATCGTTCTCTACTGGCTTGACAGGGCGGAGCGCGGGCTGCTCCACGCGACGCCGCCGGGAGAGACACGGGAGAAGGGGGTCTTTTCCACCCGCTCGCCCGCCCGGCCGAACCCGATCGGCCTCGGGATCGTCGACTTCGTCAGGCGGGAAGGCGGCGTCCTGATCGTCCGGGGGCTCGATGCCCTGGACGGGACCCCGGTGCTCGACATCAAGCCCTACTCCCCCGAGATCGACTGCATCCCCGAAGCGACGGGCGGGTGGCATACAAAAAAGTAG
- a CDS encoding ribonuclease HI family protein gives MVQREQEAPAMATADPVTLYTDGASRGNPGDAAWAYVIVRGGSVVAGSSGFIGKTTNNVAEYHAIINGLKAARAFTRDRLTVRSDSELVVRQLTGRYRITKDHLAALADEVRQRMRDFAEVRFENVPREHPCICVADRLCNETLDAERGAA, from the coding sequence ATGGTGCAAAGAGAGCAGGAGGCTCCCGCGATGGCGACGGCCGATCCGGTGACGCTGTATACCGACGGCGCATCGAGGGGAAATCCCGGCGACGCCGCCTGGGCGTACGTGATCGTGCGGGGCGGCTCGGTCGTGGCCGGATCTTCCGGGTTCATCGGGAAGACGACCAACAACGTGGCCGAGTACCACGCGATCATCAACGGCCTGAAGGCCGCCCGGGCGTTCACCCGGGATAGGCTTACGGTCCGGTCGGACTCCGAGCTGGTCGTCCGCCAGCTCACCGGCCGGTATCGCATCACGAAAGACCACCTGGCGGCCCTCGCCGACGAGGTGCGGCAGCGGATGCGCGACTTCGCAGAGGTCAGGTTCGAGAACGTCCCGCGGGAGCATCCCTGCATCTGTGTCGCGGACCGCCTCTGCAACGAGACGCTCGATGCGGAGAGGGGAGCTGCATGA
- a CDS encoding phosphoribosyltransferase produces MLDSGRIIEDRALRDRLSVFEDRTDAGRHLAATLSSMETLAEPVVCAIPAGGVPLGLEVARALKAPLRMAVVRKVQVPWNPEAGFGAVTWDGRVFLNRPLLAGLNLRDAEVSAAVAKARKNVEERLEKFSGGRQEPDLEGRVAILIDDGLATGYTMLAAVEAARAESPRRVVVAVPTGSLHAVNFIARKADLVVCLNIRTSPAFAVAQAYERWHDLTDQEVEELLIQGRDMGLL; encoded by the coding sequence ATGCTGGATTCGGGGCGTATCATTGAGGATAGAGCATTGCGGGACCGCCTGAGCGTCTTCGAGGACCGGACCGATGCGGGGCGGCATCTTGCGGCGACCCTCTCGTCGATGGAGACGCTCGCTGAACCCGTGGTCTGTGCCATCCCTGCCGGGGGCGTGCCTCTCGGGCTTGAGGTGGCGCGGGCGCTCAAGGCCCCGCTCCGGATGGCTGTGGTGCGGAAGGTGCAGGTTCCCTGGAACCCCGAGGCCGGGTTCGGTGCCGTGACCTGGGACGGTCGGGTCTTCCTGAACCGCCCCCTCCTCGCGGGGCTCAATCTCCGGGACGCCGAGGTGAGTGCCGCAGTCGCGAAGGCCAGAAAGAACGTCGAAGAACGGCTGGAGAAGTTCTCCGGCGGCCGGCAGGAGCCGGACCTCGAAGGTCGGGTCGCGATCCTGATCGACGACGGCCTCGCGACCGGGTATACGATGCTCGCCGCGGTCGAGGCGGCCCGGGCCGAGTCGCCCCGCCGGGTCGTCGTGGCGGTTCCCACCGGCTCCCTCCATGCCGTCAACTTCATCGCCCGGAAGGCGGACCTCGTCGTCTGTCTGAACATCCGGACCAGCCCCGCCTTCGCGGTGGCCCAGGCGTACGAGCGCTGGCACGACCTCACCGACCAGGAGGTGGAGGAACTGCTGATCCAGGGGCGGGATATGGGGCTCCTCTGA